The Mycobacterium paragordonae genome includes a region encoding these proteins:
- a CDS encoding DUF5666 domain-containing protein, protein MAAPTTSASAPPKGETQVRGLIASVAGNAVQVTQQSGTATVDFSGSTKISEVSAGALTDVAVGSCVTARSKDEGQPAASVRVSQEVDGKCPQGKQPTTPGRHAPIQGTVASVNGETITVNTAGAPQTVTVTDKTKYTKEAPATSEEIAQGKCITARGSENGGALQATSISVRQAADGKCPDGAGRHPR, encoded by the coding sequence GTGGCGGCCCCGACCACCAGCGCGTCGGCACCGCCCAAGGGCGAGACACAAGTCCGCGGGTTGATCGCGTCCGTCGCCGGCAATGCGGTTCAGGTGACGCAGCAAAGCGGAACGGCCACTGTGGATTTCAGCGGTTCGACCAAGATCAGCGAGGTCAGCGCCGGGGCCCTGACTGACGTCGCCGTGGGTAGCTGCGTCACCGCCCGATCCAAAGATGAGGGCCAGCCCGCTGCGTCGGTGCGCGTCAGCCAGGAAGTTGACGGCAAGTGCCCGCAGGGTAAGCAGCCCACGACGCCGGGCCGGCATGCGCCGATCCAGGGCACGGTGGCGTCAGTAAACGGCGAAACCATCACCGTCAACACCGCCGGAGCGCCGCAAACCGTGACGGTCACGGACAAGACGAAATACACCAAAGAAGCCCCGGCGACGTCCGAGGAAATCGCGCAAGGCAAGTGCATCACCGCCCGCGGGAGCGAGAACGGCGGCGCGTTGCAGGCGACGTCGATCAGCGTGCGGCAGGCCGCTGACGGCAAGTGCCCTGACGGGGCCGGGCGGCACCCGCGCTGA